The following proteins are encoded in a genomic region of Dyadobacter sp. UC 10:
- a CDS encoding alpha/beta hydrolase, whose protein sequence is MSKLKRTLFAAGILFASIESIAQTYINLYPGTVPNSISGPNQEIHAANASVDSLTSKVSVPGLTIFLPTKEIATGTAVIICPGGGYGTLLIKREGSDVARAFNKLGIAAFVVKYRLPDSKIMKDQSIGPIQDAQQAIKTVRARAAEFGIDPAKIGIMGFSAGGHLASTAGTHFETRYVDEAGKTSLRPDFMILINPVISFNDSTGHIGSRDNLLGKNAKPEKIRLFSNELQITKNTPPAFLVHSGADVVVPVSNSIEFYKALNKNGVSGALHIYSKGEHGFLSYPSFQEWFGRVAEWMKTLN, encoded by the coding sequence ATGTCAAAACTAAAACGGACTTTGTTCGCTGCGGGAATTCTTTTTGCAAGCATCGAAAGCATTGCGCAAACCTACATCAACCTCTATCCCGGAACGGTCCCGAATTCAATTTCGGGGCCGAACCAGGAAATCCACGCTGCCAATGCATCCGTGGATTCCCTTACGTCAAAAGTCTCGGTTCCGGGTCTTACCATTTTTTTACCCACCAAAGAAATAGCAACCGGAACGGCGGTTATCATCTGCCCGGGAGGCGGCTACGGCACCTTACTGATCAAGCGCGAGGGAAGCGATGTGGCCCGCGCATTCAACAAGCTGGGCATCGCCGCATTTGTCGTGAAATACAGATTACCAGACAGCAAGATCATGAAAGATCAGTCCATCGGGCCGATCCAGGATGCGCAGCAAGCCATCAAAACCGTCAGAGCGCGTGCAGCAGAATTTGGAATTGATCCCGCCAAAATAGGCATCATGGGATTTTCCGCGGGAGGCCACCTCGCTTCCACCGCCGGAACGCATTTCGAAACGCGCTATGTGGATGAAGCAGGAAAAACCAGCCTTCGCCCCGACTTCATGATTTTGATCAATCCCGTTATCAGTTTCAATGATAGCACCGGGCACATAGGTTCGCGGGATAATTTATTAGGCAAAAATGCAAAGCCCGAAAAGATCCGTTTATTTTCGAATGAACTTCAAATTACTAAAAATACGCCCCCTGCCTTCCTGGTGCATTCCGGCGCAGATGTAGTAGTTCCTGTTTCCAATAGCATTGAATTTTACAAAGCACTCAACAAAAACGGCGTCAGCGGCGCGCTGCACATTTATTCCAAAGGTGAGCATGGATTTTTGAGCTACCCTTCATTTCAGGAGTGGTTTGGGAGAGTTGCGGAATGGATGAAGACGCTCAATTAG
- a CDS encoding sulfatase family protein, with the protein MLKINILSALLMAAAVGLSASKSKPAADKRPNILFVISDDQSYPYAGAYGDKAARTPHFDRVAREGVLFNNAFAASPGCSPSRAALLTGLNCWQIKEAGTHASSFPAEFQVFPDLLEKAGYAVGFTGKGWGPGDFKASGRSRNPAGNAYLAKKHQSPKGISDVDYAENFKDFFKQKGADKPFFFWLGTHEPHRTYQKGIGAANGFETDKVQVPPFLPDLPEVRNDILDYLYEIQWFDSQLGKVIAQLEQAGELDNTLIVVTADNGMSFPRAKANVYEYGIHVPLAVRWGSEIRKGVVAKDVVSLVDLYATFLEVGKASLPPYRTESKSLVTLLKTGKAQRTTAFSSRERHSSSRYNNLGYPQRSIRTDRYLYIRNYKPERWPAGDPTRLDSDGKLEPVNTAFHDIDESADNIVIREWQNPEITPFFHLATDKRPAEEFYDIIKDPGCLKNRINDQNLASQVSKLRDELKSYQLATKDPRETGNGDYLESFPRLNGEIRNFPKSP; encoded by the coding sequence ATGTTGAAAATCAATATCTTGTCTGCTCTGCTGATGGCCGCGGCGGTAGGGCTTTCAGCAAGCAAAAGCAAACCAGCGGCTGATAAACGGCCCAATATTCTCTTTGTTATTTCCGACGATCAATCTTACCCTTACGCTGGCGCATATGGCGACAAAGCTGCGCGTACGCCGCATTTCGACCGGGTTGCGCGGGAGGGGGTTTTATTCAACAATGCATTCGCGGCCTCGCCGGGTTGCAGTCCGTCACGTGCTGCTTTGCTGACGGGCCTGAACTGCTGGCAGATCAAAGAAGCGGGCACACACGCCAGCAGCTTTCCTGCCGAATTCCAGGTCTTTCCCGACCTGCTTGAAAAGGCTGGGTATGCAGTTGGTTTTACAGGAAAAGGCTGGGGGCCGGGCGATTTCAAAGCTTCGGGAAGAAGCAGAAATCCTGCCGGGAATGCATATCTGGCCAAAAAACATCAGAGCCCGAAAGGTATCTCGGATGTAGACTACGCGGAGAACTTCAAGGATTTTTTCAAACAAAAAGGGGCTGACAAACCATTCTTTTTCTGGCTTGGAACCCACGAGCCGCACCGCACTTACCAGAAAGGAATCGGTGCGGCAAACGGATTTGAGACCGACAAAGTACAGGTACCGCCTTTTCTCCCTGACCTACCCGAAGTTCGCAATGATATTCTCGACTATTTGTATGAGATTCAATGGTTTGACTCACAGTTGGGGAAGGTGATCGCCCAGCTCGAACAAGCCGGGGAGCTGGACAATACACTGATCGTCGTGACGGCGGATAACGGAATGTCGTTCCCGCGCGCGAAGGCCAATGTATATGAATATGGCATTCATGTGCCGCTGGCTGTGCGTTGGGGAAGTGAGATCCGCAAAGGTGTGGTGGCAAAGGATGTGGTCAGTCTGGTGGATCTGTATGCGACATTTCTGGAAGTAGGAAAAGCAAGTTTACCACCTTACAGGACTGAGAGCAAGAGTTTGGTGACGCTGCTAAAAACGGGTAAAGCGCAACGCACCACTGCCTTTTCGTCGCGCGAGCGGCATTCGTCATCACGTTACAACAACCTGGGTTATCCACAAAGAAGCATCCGGACCGACAGGTATCTGTATATCCGGAACTATAAACCCGAACGCTGGCCAGCAGGTGACCCCACCAGGCTGGATTCAGACGGAAAGCTGGAACCTGTCAACACCGCATTTCACGATATCGACGAATCGGCAGATAACATTGTAATCCGCGAATGGCAGAATCCTGAAATCACGCCCTTCTTCCACCTGGCAACGGACAAGCGGCCGGCCGAAGAATTTTACGATATCATCAAAGATCCGGGCTGTTTGAAAAACCGGATCAATGATCAAAATCTGGCCTCGCAGGTTAGTAAACTTCGGGATGAATTGAAAAGCTATCAGCTCGCCACGAAAGACCCGCGTGAAACGGGCAATGGTGATTATCTGGAGTCTTTTCCAAGGTTGAATGGAGAGATACGGAATTTTCCGAAGTCGCCTTAA
- a CDS encoding PVC-type heme-binding CxxCH protein — MKSKFEHILLAIVFLSVPLFKPANAQAPNPGFTPKNGDHIILLGNTFADRMRHYGYFETLLQKNFPGKQLTMRNMGWSADEVGLQPRPLNFPGFGEKTTRLTEGQKEVKFQGFTHEGERIVMPVPLNFEGLNQDLYDQKADMIFLCFGMNEAFKGPAGLPQFEKDLNAFIQNLQKNQYNGRSAPALVLVSPIAHEALGVNFPNPAEHNKNLELYTKAMQKTASAKGLYFIDLFAPSLAKMKQNAQPKLTINGIHLTGQGYRLAAEWMGQSLGFGKMPDLNTENSKKLLAVIKMKDDHFFYRWRAVNGEYIYGRRREPFGVIAFPPELRKINQMTASLDSVIWEMGKSNGAEAYKKAIEIVDRRGKPVDPMLIPDIPMTGRQGEAAKAAAHAHHEKLWPATTDKFKLPEGYEINLFASEKDFPIEKPVAMNFDARGRLWVATMPTYPQYFPGIPVHDKIVILEDTDADGKADKHTVFADDLYLPLGFEFGDGGVYVSQEPDIVFLKDTDGDDKADFREVVLTGFGSEDSHHATHAFTFGQDGALYFNEGTFLNSQVETPYGPIRSYAGATYRYEPRTAKLTHYISYPYYNPWGSVFDKWGMHLIGDASDGSNYFAPPMTGNVTYPDKHPRIEMFTETRVRPTAGIEIVSSRQFPDEVQGDFLVNNNIGFQGTKQHRIIPRGSGIGSKEVEAILQSEDPNFRPIDIEFGPDGGLYIVDWYNPLISHGENPPRDPARDKSHGRVWRITYKGKPALKVTDVSKQSIPQLLDNLKAYEDRFRYRSRAQIREKKAAEVLPELKKWVAALDKNDPQYEHNLLEGLWLYQDFNVVEPNILKTLLNAKEPQARAAATKLLLYWHDRIPGSLELMRARINDESARVRIEAVVALSFFNSEQAVTAATDIFKYPTDYYMDYAVHETFRFLKPIWLAGMKQGKSFDKKAARYVLKLANAQELASLPQTPEVRTAMLTRPDINAAKKQEAVSILAREQKTGKVNVLLAAIREEEKSRLSSQQSAAQQELIKLLLTTEPAELKQSQAELTKLINADTSRVMQATGFAALITAGQSDPSLQKAIQEKPAAFLSGISMLNSGDLRASFYTKVKELTAREPAAAYPLLMRMTIENPAKTQNTKDFIASLNTTPESVQNSPAFATAITTMKNLVYYMPEKDKKDVLSMLENMGTIEIKLVAIEAKMAFDKKALTVPAGRAVTLVFENPDLMPHNVVIVKPGTAEKVGEAADAMASLKDGFEKNFVPSTPDVLFATPLVNSGKSFRLEFKAPAQPGEYPFICSFPGHWRVMQGILTVTDSKVP, encoded by the coding sequence ATGAAGTCCAAATTTGAGCATATCCTGCTGGCCATCGTTTTTCTGTCAGTTCCGCTATTCAAACCGGCAAATGCGCAAGCACCCAACCCCGGATTTACACCCAAAAATGGCGACCATATCATCCTGCTCGGCAACACATTTGCCGACCGGATGCGCCACTATGGCTATTTTGAAACATTACTTCAGAAAAATTTCCCGGGCAAGCAGCTCACCATGCGGAATATGGGATGGAGCGCCGACGAGGTGGGATTACAGCCCCGCCCGCTCAATTTTCCGGGTTTTGGAGAAAAAACAACAAGGTTGACCGAGGGCCAGAAGGAAGTGAAGTTCCAGGGATTTACCCACGAAGGCGAGCGCATTGTAATGCCAGTCCCGCTCAATTTCGAAGGGCTGAACCAGGATCTTTACGACCAGAAAGCGGACATGATCTTCCTTTGTTTTGGGATGAATGAAGCATTTAAAGGTCCTGCGGGCTTGCCGCAATTTGAAAAAGACCTGAATGCATTTATTCAAAACCTGCAAAAGAATCAATACAATGGCCGCTCGGCTCCTGCCCTGGTGCTCGTCTCCCCGATCGCGCATGAAGCGTTGGGCGTGAATTTTCCAAATCCGGCCGAGCACAATAAAAATCTGGAATTGTACACGAAAGCCATGCAAAAAACAGCTTCCGCAAAAGGGCTGTATTTCATCGATCTCTTCGCGCCTTCATTAGCCAAAATGAAGCAAAACGCACAACCAAAACTGACCATTAACGGCATTCACCTGACCGGCCAGGGTTACAGGCTCGCTGCTGAATGGATGGGACAATCGCTGGGTTTTGGGAAAATGCCTGACCTGAATACCGAAAACAGCAAAAAGCTTTTGGCGGTGATCAAGATGAAGGATGACCATTTCTTTTACCGCTGGCGCGCTGTGAACGGCGAGTACATTTATGGCCGCAGAAGAGAACCTTTTGGCGTGATCGCGTTTCCGCCGGAGCTTCGGAAAATAAACCAGATGACGGCATCGCTGGATTCGGTGATCTGGGAAATGGGGAAAAGCAATGGGGCGGAAGCTTATAAAAAGGCCATTGAAATCGTCGACAGGCGCGGCAAACCGGTCGATCCTATGCTGATACCCGACATTCCGATGACAGGCCGGCAAGGCGAGGCCGCGAAAGCAGCCGCGCATGCGCATCACGAAAAATTGTGGCCGGCAACAACCGATAAATTCAAGCTGCCGGAAGGTTACGAAATCAATCTTTTTGCCTCCGAAAAGGACTTTCCGATTGAAAAACCGGTAGCCATGAACTTCGACGCGCGCGGCAGGCTTTGGGTGGCGACTATGCCCACCTACCCGCAATATTTCCCCGGCATCCCGGTCCATGACAAAATTGTGATCCTGGAAGATACCGACGCGGATGGTAAGGCCGATAAACACACCGTTTTTGCGGATGATCTTTACCTACCGCTCGGATTCGAGTTTGGCGACGGCGGCGTTTATGTGTCCCAGGAGCCGGATATTGTGTTTTTAAAAGACACCGACGGCGACGACAAAGCGGATTTCCGCGAAGTGGTACTGACCGGTTTTGGCTCCGAAGACAGCCATCACGCCACGCACGCATTCACATTCGGGCAGGATGGTGCTTTGTATTTCAATGAAGGAACCTTCCTGAATTCGCAGGTGGAAACGCCTTATGGCCCGATCCGCTCCTATGCCGGCGCGACTTATCGCTACGAGCCGCGCACGGCCAAACTCACACATTATATTTCCTATCCTTATTACAATCCGTGGGGAAGTGTGTTTGATAAATGGGGCATGCATTTGATCGGTGACGCCTCGGACGGCTCCAATTATTTCGCTCCGCCGATGACCGGAAATGTCACGTATCCCGACAAACATCCGCGTATTGAAATGTTTACGGAAACGCGCGTAAGGCCCACTGCGGGCATTGAAATTGTTTCCAGCAGGCAATTTCCGGATGAGGTTCAGGGTGATTTTTTGGTCAACAATAACATTGGATTCCAGGGCACGAAACAGCACCGGATCATCCCGCGCGGCTCGGGGATCGGCAGTAAGGAAGTAGAAGCGATCCTGCAATCCGAAGACCCCAACTTCCGTCCGATCGACATTGAATTCGGCCCGGACGGCGGTTTATACATTGTGGATTGGTACAACCCGCTGATCTCGCACGGAGAAAATCCACCGCGCGACCCGGCCCGGGACAAATCGCACGGCCGCGTTTGGCGGATTACTTACAAAGGCAAGCCTGCATTGAAAGTAACCGATGTGTCAAAGCAAAGCATTCCGCAATTGCTCGATAATTTAAAAGCCTACGAAGACCGTTTCCGCTATCGTTCGCGGGCGCAGATCCGGGAAAAGAAAGCGGCGGAAGTTTTACCGGAACTGAAAAAATGGGTAGCGGCATTGGATAAGAATGACCCGCAATATGAGCACAATTTGCTAGAAGGTTTGTGGCTTTATCAGGATTTCAATGTAGTTGAACCCAACATTTTAAAGACATTACTTAATGCAAAAGAGCCTCAGGCGCGCGCCGCAGCCACTAAATTGCTCCTCTACTGGCACGACCGCATTCCCGGGTCGCTGGAACTGATGCGAGCCCGTATCAATGACGAATCGGCGCGGGTAAGGATTGAGGCAGTGGTCGCACTGAGCTTTTTCAATTCCGAACAGGCCGTAACCGCAGCGACGGATATTTTCAAATATCCAACTGATTATTATATGGATTATGCGGTACATGAGACGTTCAGGTTTTTGAAACCGATCTGGCTGGCGGGGATGAAGCAAGGCAAAAGTTTCGATAAAAAAGCCGCCCGTTATGTTCTGAAATTGGCCAATGCACAGGAACTCGCCTCGTTGCCGCAAACTCCCGAGGTACGCACAGCCATGCTGACGCGCCCCGATATTAACGCTGCAAAAAAACAGGAAGCAGTAAGCATCCTTGCCAGAGAGCAAAAAACGGGCAAAGTAAATGTGCTGCTGGCAGCGATCAGGGAGGAAGAAAAGAGCAGGTTATCAAGTCAGCAAAGTGCTGCGCAACAGGAACTTATTAAATTACTATTAACTACTGAGCCCGCAGAATTAAAGCAGAGTCAGGCAGAATTGACAAAACTGATCAATGCAGACACGAGCCGGGTCATGCAGGCTACTGGCTTTGCGGCCCTGATCACCGCCGGGCAATCGGATCCATCTTTGCAAAAAGCAATTCAGGAGAAACCGGCGGCGTTCCTGAGCGGGATCTCCATGCTGAATAGCGGAGATTTAAGAGCTTCTTTTTATACAAAAGTAAAAGAGCTGACCGCCAGAGAGCCTGCCGCTGCCTATCCATTGCTGATGAGAATGACCATAGAAAACCCAGCTAAAACGCAGAATACCAAGGATTTCATAGCGTCGTTGAACACCACACCAGAGTCTGTTCAAAACTCGCCGGCATTTGCCACCGCCATTACGACGATGAAAAATCTGGTGTATTACATGCCGGAAAAGGACAAAAAGGATGTGCTTTCGATGCTGGAAAATATGGGTACGATTGAAATTAAGCTCGTTGCCATTGAAGCCAAAATGGCTTTTGACAAAAAAGCATTGACCGTCCCTGCCGGAAGAGCAGTAACATTGGTCTTTGAAAACCCTGATCTAATGCCGCATAATGTGGTGATCGTCAAGCCGGGCACAGCCGAGAAAGTGGGAGAAGCGGCGGATGCGATGGCGAGCTTGAAGGATGGTTTTGAAAAGAATTTCGTGCCTTCGACGCCGGACGTTTTATTCGCAACACCCCTGGTTAATTCAGGAAAAAGCTTCCGGCTGGAATTCAAAGCCCCGGCCCAGCCAGGAGAATATCCTTTTATATGTTCATTCCCAGGCCACTGGCGCGTGATGCAGGGAATTTTGACGGTTACCGACTCCAAAGTACCGTAA